From Rhodococcus sp. B7740, one genomic window encodes:
- a CDS encoding PAC2 family protein, producing the protein MANATEPDDLDDLDDDIPELRSPILVAAFEGWNDAGDAASGAIEHLELIWDASPLAELDSEDYYDYQVNRPTVRQVDGVTREIEWPSTRLSVCSPPGSSRDVVLLRGIEPNMRWRSFCDDLLEFVEQLGVETVVILGALLADTPHTRPVPVTGTAYSTESAEQFNLEQTRYEGPTGITGVLQDECVKAGVPAVSFWAAVPHYVSQPPNPKATVALLQRVEDVLDIEVPLGELPTQAEEWEEAVTEMTKEDEEISEYVRSLEERGDAEVDMSDAIAKIDGDAIAAEFEKYLRRRGPGNFGL; encoded by the coding sequence GTGGCCAACGCCACAGAACCCGACGATCTCGATGATCTCGACGACGACATTCCCGAGTTGCGCTCCCCGATCCTGGTGGCTGCCTTCGAGGGGTGGAACGACGCAGGCGATGCGGCCAGCGGTGCGATCGAACATCTGGAGCTGATCTGGGACGCCAGCCCGTTGGCCGAGCTGGACTCCGAGGACTACTACGACTACCAGGTCAACCGCCCGACCGTCCGCCAGGTGGACGGCGTCACTCGCGAGATCGAGTGGCCGTCGACGCGGCTGTCGGTGTGTTCGCCTCCCGGCAGCTCACGCGATGTGGTGCTGCTGCGCGGAATCGAGCCGAACATGCGCTGGCGCAGCTTCTGCGACGACCTGCTCGAATTCGTCGAACAGCTCGGCGTCGAGACCGTGGTGATCCTGGGAGCCCTGCTGGCCGACACCCCACACACCAGGCCCGTTCCGGTGACCGGCACCGCCTACAGCACCGAGTCGGCCGAACAGTTCAACCTCGAACAGACCCGCTACGAGGGACCGACCGGAATCACCGGCGTACTGCAGGACGAATGCGTCAAGGCCGGGGTGCCCGCGGTCTCCTTCTGGGCTGCTGTTCCCCACTACGTCTCTCAGCCGCCCAACCCCAAGGCGACCGTGGCGCTGCTGCAGCGGGTCGAGGACGTGCTCGACATCGAGGTACCTCTCGGCGAACTGCCGACCCAGGCCGAGGAATGGGAAGAGGCGGTGACCGAGATGACGAAGGAAGACGAGGAGATCAGCGAATACGTCCGCAGCCTCGAGGAGCGCGGCGACGCCGAGGTGGACATGTCCGATGCGATCGCCAAGATCGACGGCGACGCCATCGCGGCCGAGTTCGAGAAATACCTGAGGCGACGCGGTCCGGGCAACTTCGGACTCTGA
- the nirB gene encoding nitrite reductase large subunit NirB gives MTAGKQRLLVVGNGMAGARAVEEIIKRDGSSLFEITMIGDEPYGNYNRIMLSHVLSGEATVDDEDLILNPMSWYSENGVTLHAGDRAVTLDRFSKTVVCESGRSVDYDVLIIATGSNTFFPNMDGLRESDGRLARGVFGFRTIADTNGMLQMAQSRDDVSAVVIGGGLLGLEAAYGLRTQGLEVNVVHSPGHLMNQQLDERGGRVLRNKIESLGVGVHTSKRTTSVLRSEDGVVTGVGFNDGTSLDADMVVVTAGIRPSVDFARAGGLVIERGIVVDDQLRCEDEGSIYAVGECCQHRGEVYGLVAPLWEQAVVLADVLTGADPTAAYHGSRLTTKLKVAGVDVASMGITAPERDDDEFVQFYEPRSGTYKSVIVRNNKLVGATLLGDISKANFLTQAFDEKVPLPDERISMLFDMGTPSAATGAAELADDVQVCNCNGVTKGAIVACVYAGAKNLSDVTAKTRAGKGCGSCKGLVQDIIACAAGGAVEADPTADWYVPCIPMTKPELIDAVRAQDLRAVSAVFAALATEGTEDAAAKMPLASLLRTVWGPDWVDERGALFINDRVHANIQRDGTFSVVPQMKGGVTTPDQLRRIADVADKYHVPLVKVTGGQRIDLLGIKKEDLPKVWGDLDMPSGFAYGKSMRTVKTCVGSDFCRFGLGDSTALGIALEERFQGLETPAKLKLAVAGCPRNCSEALCKDFGVVSVGEDKWEIYVGGAAGAHIRKGDLLATVTGAEEVLTVAGRFIQHYRENAQWLERTYAWVPRVGLEELQAVLIDDRDGIVAGLDERVQASVDGYVDPWQDRAAPKSPAQFTPSLPLLPLPQVPVR, from the coding sequence ATGACCGCAGGCAAGCAGCGACTGTTGGTGGTCGGTAACGGGATGGCCGGCGCCAGGGCCGTCGAAGAAATCATCAAACGCGACGGCAGTTCGCTGTTCGAGATCACCATGATCGGCGACGAGCCGTACGGCAACTACAACCGAATCATGCTCTCGCACGTGCTGTCCGGCGAGGCCACCGTCGACGACGAGGATCTGATCCTCAACCCGATGAGCTGGTACAGCGAGAACGGCGTCACGTTGCACGCCGGGGACCGCGCGGTCACGCTCGACCGGTTCTCCAAGACCGTCGTCTGCGAGAGCGGGCGGTCCGTCGACTACGACGTACTGATCATCGCCACCGGCAGCAACACGTTCTTCCCGAACATGGACGGCCTGCGCGAGTCCGACGGCAGGCTGGCGCGCGGCGTGTTCGGCTTCCGCACCATTGCCGACACCAACGGCATGCTGCAGATGGCGCAGTCGCGTGACGACGTCTCGGCGGTCGTCATCGGCGGCGGACTCCTCGGACTCGAAGCCGCCTACGGCTTGCGCACGCAGGGTCTGGAGGTGAACGTGGTGCACTCCCCCGGTCACCTGATGAACCAACAGCTCGACGAGCGCGGCGGACGGGTGCTGCGCAACAAGATCGAGTCCCTCGGCGTGGGCGTGCACACCTCCAAGCGGACCACGTCGGTGTTGCGATCCGAGGACGGCGTCGTCACGGGCGTCGGGTTCAACGACGGCACCTCGCTCGACGCGGACATGGTCGTGGTCACCGCGGGCATTCGTCCCAGTGTCGATTTCGCTCGCGCCGGAGGTCTGGTGATCGAACGAGGAATCGTCGTCGATGACCAATTGCGTTGCGAGGACGAGGGTTCCATCTATGCCGTGGGTGAATGCTGTCAGCATCGCGGCGAGGTCTACGGTCTCGTCGCGCCGCTGTGGGAGCAGGCCGTCGTGTTGGCCGACGTGCTCACCGGAGCCGATCCCACTGCGGCGTATCACGGTTCGCGGCTGACCACCAAGCTCAAGGTGGCCGGCGTGGACGTCGCCTCGATGGGGATCACCGCGCCCGAACGCGACGACGACGAGTTCGTCCAGTTCTACGAGCCGCGCAGTGGCACCTACAAATCGGTGATCGTCCGGAACAACAAGCTGGTCGGTGCCACCCTGCTCGGCGACATCTCCAAGGCCAACTTCCTGACGCAGGCGTTCGACGAGAAAGTGCCGTTGCCCGACGAGCGCATCAGCATGCTCTTCGACATGGGAACTCCCTCCGCGGCAACGGGAGCCGCCGAACTGGCCGACGACGTGCAGGTGTGCAACTGCAACGGTGTCACCAAGGGTGCCATCGTGGCCTGCGTGTACGCGGGCGCGAAGAACCTGAGCGACGTGACCGCGAAGACCCGTGCGGGCAAAGGGTGCGGATCCTGCAAGGGTCTGGTCCAGGACATCATCGCGTGCGCTGCGGGCGGTGCGGTCGAGGCCGATCCCACCGCCGACTGGTACGTGCCCTGCATCCCCATGACGAAGCCCGAGCTGATCGACGCCGTTCGGGCGCAGGATCTTCGGGCGGTGTCCGCGGTGTTCGCGGCGCTGGCGACCGAGGGAACGGAGGACGCCGCCGCCAAGATGCCGTTGGCATCGTTGCTGCGGACGGTGTGGGGCCCGGACTGGGTCGACGAGCGCGGCGCACTGTTCATCAACGACCGCGTCCACGCCAACATCCAGCGCGACGGCACGTTCTCGGTGGTGCCGCAGATGAAGGGTGGCGTCACCACCCCGGATCAGTTGCGCAGGATCGCCGACGTCGCGGACAAGTACCACGTTCCGCTGGTCAAGGTCACCGGCGGACAGCGGATCGACCTTCTCGGCATCAAGAAGGAGGATCTACCGAAGGTGTGGGGCGATCTGGACATGCCCTCCGGCTTCGCCTACGGCAAGAGCATGCGCACGGTGAAAACCTGCGTCGGCAGCGACTTCTGTCGCTTCGGCCTCGGCGACTCGACAGCCCTGGGCATCGCCCTCGAAGAGCGGTTCCAGGGCCTGGAGACCCCCGCGAAGTTGAAGCTTGCGGTCGCGGGCTGCCCGCGCAACTGCTCGGAGGCACTGTGCAAGGACTTCGGCGTCGTCTCGGTCGGCGAGGACAAATGGGAGATCTACGTCGGTGGCGCGGCAGGCGCACACATCCGCAAGGGTGATCTACTGGCCACCGTGACAGGGGCCGAGGAGGTTCTCACCGTGGCAGGCAGGTTCATCCAGCACTACCGCGAGAACGCTCAGTGGCTCGAGCGAACGTACGCATGGGTCCCGCGTGTCGGCCTGGAAGAACTGCAGGCCGTGCTGATCGACGACCGCGACGGCATCGTCGCCGGACTCGACGAGCGGGTGCAGGCATCGGTGGACGGGTACGTCGACCCCTGGCAGGACCGCGCGGCACCGAAGTCACCGGCCCAGTTCACCCCGTCGCTGCCCCTGCTTCCGCTCCCACAGGTACCGGTCCGATGA
- a CDS encoding Rieske (2Fe-2S) protein: MSVPVGAVEDMTPGEGRAYVVDGKQVAVFLLSDGSVRAMDAVCPHKGGPLADGQIDGSIVVCPLHQYTFSLDDGTCPSGIGSVRTYPAAVVDGKVTVEL, encoded by the coding sequence ATGAGTGTGCCGGTCGGGGCCGTGGAGGACATGACACCCGGCGAGGGACGCGCCTACGTCGTGGACGGCAAGCAGGTTGCCGTGTTCCTGCTCAGCGACGGCTCGGTGCGGGCGATGGACGCCGTGTGCCCCCACAAGGGCGGGCCACTGGCAGACGGTCAGATCGACGGATCCATCGTCGTCTGCCCACTGCATCAGTACACGTTCTCGCTCGACGACGGCACCTGCCCCAGCGGCATCGGCTCCGTGCGCACCTACCCCGCCGCAGTGGTGGACGGAAAAGTGACCGTGGAGCTGTAA
- a CDS encoding TIGR02677 family protein has translation MEEDRLGLFSFAVAEKRSEYLAVLRAFDTARANYVVLLHSGDVADLIARSPGRHDALTTLDIAPLLDQLHAWGLLERSYDGTRAATLAEYRNRHFVYQFGQAGYKAYRAVEDVLGARLDDAALSRLVLPELLADMHELAEANRQADGDRIYRKLSRLDSTLSEMATRAAHFYLVLGDLVRTTEITPESFLVHKDALLTHMREFSSDLTRYAPKLAEAIALVESTGIEELVERAAISDERVFLTVAERRADWTDRWAGLSHWFVSAESELSESERLREGTMSAIAAVLSLLRRVTETRRGGVSRESQLRHLAGWFAATPTEDSAHALFHAVFGLGRPRHLSMVHPDADIISTSRSWWEAPPVEISRTLAETGRTPTPGVPGRVQRNDGGIRRLREQQLESQRSRSAAAQSLASTGIHDRILNEQETEVLLSLLNAALTARVRVSGRTSDSSGSDSGVRLTLSDSDRSTIVRTSRGRLHLDRLALEVSEVARR, from the coding sequence GTGGAGGAAGATCGTCTCGGTCTGTTCTCCTTCGCCGTTGCCGAGAAGCGATCCGAGTACCTGGCCGTTCTTCGGGCATTCGACACCGCACGAGCCAACTACGTCGTCCTGCTGCACTCAGGAGACGTGGCCGACCTCATCGCACGCAGCCCGGGTCGGCACGACGCACTGACCACCCTCGACATCGCACCCCTGCTCGATCAGCTCCACGCCTGGGGTCTGCTCGAACGCAGCTACGACGGCACCCGCGCCGCGACACTCGCCGAGTACCGCAACCGTCACTTCGTCTACCAGTTCGGTCAAGCCGGCTACAAGGCCTACCGCGCGGTCGAGGACGTGCTCGGAGCCCGCCTGGACGACGCCGCGTTGTCGCGGCTGGTGCTGCCCGAGCTGCTGGCCGACATGCACGAGCTGGCCGAGGCGAACCGTCAGGCCGACGGCGATCGCATCTACCGCAAGCTCAGCCGACTCGATTCGACGCTGTCGGAGATGGCGACCCGCGCTGCCCACTTCTATCTCGTCCTCGGTGACCTCGTGCGCACCACCGAGATCACGCCGGAGTCGTTTCTGGTCCACAAGGACGCCCTGCTGACGCACATGCGTGAGTTCAGCTCCGATCTGACCCGCTACGCACCGAAGCTCGCCGAGGCGATCGCACTCGTCGAGAGCACCGGGATCGAGGAACTGGTCGAGCGAGCCGCGATCAGCGACGAACGAGTCTTCCTCACCGTCGCCGAACGCCGCGCCGACTGGACCGATCGCTGGGCGGGCCTGTCGCACTGGTTCGTCTCGGCCGAGTCCGAACTCAGCGAGTCCGAGCGACTCCGCGAGGGCACGATGAGCGCTATTGCCGCCGTGCTGTCGCTGCTGCGCCGCGTCACCGAAACCCGCAGGGGTGGCGTGAGCAGGGAAAGCCAACTGCGGCATCTGGCCGGCTGGTTCGCTGCCACGCCTACCGAGGACAGCGCGCACGCCCTGTTCCATGCCGTGTTCGGTCTCGGCAGGCCCAGACACCTGTCGATGGTGCATCCCGACGCCGACATCATCTCCACGTCCCGATCGTGGTGGGAGGCACCGCCGGTCGAGATTTCGCGCACCCTGGCCGAGACCGGACGCACCCCCACGCCCGGTGTTCCGGGTCGGGTACAGCGCAACGACGGCGGCATCAGACGGCTCAGGGAACAGCAGCTCGAATCGCAGCGATCACGCAGTGCCGCAGCGCAGTCGCTTGCGTCGACCGGAATCCACGACCGAATTCTGAACGAGCAGGAAACCGAGGTGCTCTTGAGCCTGCTCAACGCTGCGTTGACCGCGCGGGTGCGCGTGAGCGGTCGCACCTCCGACTCGTCCGGATCGGACAGCGGCGTGCGCCTGACGCTCAGCGACAGCGACCGTTCGACGATCGTGCGGACCAGCAGAGGCCGATTGCATCTGGACCGCCTCGCGCTCGAGGTCAGCGAGGTGGCACGCCGATGA
- a CDS encoding TIGR02678 family protein yields MRAREISTLALDSYQRAARVALSNHLVTTTYPDRIALPLLRRWATELREDLLELFGYRFEVTETTARLYPVIDRLDDSQPARTSTDRIFDRRRYAYLALALAALGRAGNQITLSELADHVAAEASQVDGVELTTDRASDRDAFVDAIGWLATRGAIALADGDATGWANNPSAGEALYDIDRPVVVAMFRPPRAVQHLRSIRGLLAGSDSPIDPEDSDPGQTDSGREADPKETLRAVRRALVEQPVVYHDDLDRNGRAALAASRTVADVELLTGLVAERRAEGVALIDTSGRLSDHRFPSTGTIAQVALLIAGEISDRVIDPDAPALATHPLPDGDALIEQLDGAIPDGGIFGDLAEFGFGSDATAFEDADEKKLYPLIEDSWLTTVVDDLVERFGRTFAAQWQTDRDGLRVRAIALLHRLRLIHSVSGGVLVLPVIARYRDVMVSVRDRTPQDSLFGTERITSTAEAPRTAQSVSNESSEVEA; encoded by the coding sequence ATGAGAGCTCGTGAGATCTCCACTCTCGCACTGGATTCCTACCAGCGGGCCGCCCGAGTCGCGCTGTCGAACCACCTGGTGACCACGACGTATCCCGACAGGATTGCGCTGCCTCTGCTGCGTCGATGGGCGACCGAACTGCGCGAGGACCTGCTCGAACTGTTCGGATATCGATTCGAGGTCACCGAGACCACGGCACGTCTGTACCCGGTGATCGATCGGCTCGACGACAGCCAGCCCGCGCGAACGTCCACCGACCGAATCTTCGATCGCCGCAGATACGCGTATCTGGCACTGGCACTGGCGGCCCTCGGCCGGGCGGGCAACCAGATCACCCTCTCCGAGCTGGCCGATCATGTTGCGGCAGAAGCAAGTCAAGTAGACGGAGTAGAGCTGACGACCGACCGAGCAAGCGACCGAGACGCGTTCGTCGACGCGATCGGGTGGCTCGCTACACGCGGAGCCATCGCGTTGGCCGACGGTGATGCGACCGGCTGGGCGAACAACCCGTCCGCAGGCGAGGCCCTTTACGACATCGACCGTCCCGTCGTCGTCGCCATGTTCCGGCCGCCGCGCGCCGTGCAGCACCTGCGATCGATTCGTGGTCTACTGGCCGGCTCGGACTCCCCGATCGATCCCGAGGATTCGGACCCGGGACAGACCGACTCCGGGCGTGAGGCAGATCCGAAGGAAACGCTGCGCGCGGTCCGCCGAGCGTTGGTCGAGCAACCGGTCGTCTATCACGACGATCTCGACCGGAACGGCCGAGCCGCCCTGGCCGCGTCACGCACTGTTGCGGACGTCGAGTTGCTGACCGGCCTCGTTGCCGAGCGTCGCGCCGAGGGAGTCGCCCTCATCGACACCTCGGGACGACTGTCGGACCACCGGTTCCCCAGCACCGGAACCATTGCCCAGGTCGCACTGCTGATTGCGGGCGAGATCTCGGACCGAGTGATCGATCCGGATGCACCCGCGCTGGCAACCCACCCCCTACCCGACGGCGACGCCCTGATCGAGCAGCTGGACGGCGCCATACCCGACGGCGGGATCTTCGGCGATCTCGCCGAATTCGGGTTCGGTTCCGATGCAACGGCATTCGAAGATGCGGACGAGAAAAAGCTGTATCCGTTGATCGAGGACAGTTGGCTGACAACGGTCGTCGACGATCTCGTCGAACGCTTCGGCCGCACCTTCGCAGCTCAGTGGCAGACCGATCGGGATGGACTGCGAGTGCGGGCGATCGCGCTGCTGCACCGACTTCGACTGATACACAGCGTTTCTGGCGGCGTACTGGTGCTGCCGGTGATCGCGCGCTACCGCGACGTGATGGTCAGCGTGCGTGATCGAACTCCACAGGACTCACTGTTCGGCACCGAACGAATCACCAGCACCGCAGAAGCACCCAGAACCGCACAGTCCGTCAGTAACGAATCGTCCGAAGTAGAGGCCTGA
- a CDS encoding TIGR02680 family protein: MTAHSTRFRPTRAGIVNLWDYRDQEFSFADGRLVLRGPNGSGKTKALEVLFPFVLDGRIEPRRLNPFAGEERTMKSNLLYRGQESAHSYVWMEFGRGSREDPESVTVGIGMRASRHNDKVTRWYFVADGRVGVDFSLLGSDDRPLTKKQLGEQLGTDALTDRPVDYRAAIDARMFGLGAQRYDQLINLILTLRRPQLAKNLDPKGLSQALTDGLRPLDEQLVLEAARSFSDMEEVGRALEGLAQADHAARNFVSVYSKYLRVQTRSDIEQVSRRLEAVTHATTAHFAAAALKDRRLLERAAAETRFDEAERALDQAVADRETLQRSSAYEGKQQLDDLAESAAKLEISTAQQADRARKAHAELEQRTTEAARADAALRDSVAGVTRAEEELQTAAEDAGIAWTPLPGTARSDQIGTALRGHAEERDGDVRAVREALGTVEKASTERARAEKAASKAREMLEAASAAVTEAEATVDLEKAQFASGLRAWWSNNSALYSSAGITSAAFEALDAALAGIGDDDAPSLESVLADQTADAVDTLRARQAQAHVDVSTRTAELNSLRDELSLVRAEHDDAPPPFAARTDSRADLAGAPLWQLVRFADSVSPADAAGIESALQAANLLDGWIHPIADFPVDSSSEQYLSPLPEASRPAGTTLASVLEPEPGTAVSESRILDVLNSVALQQDRGADSSGAVSMSMDGRYRQGVQQGRHIKTDAEYIGATARARRREQRITELGAAIDTATAALDAAAADERTARESVQALAAAAKQLPRVSAIVKAQRAVTAAAGALRTSTQSSAAADREFDQAIADLSAKEKQLRTVAVAHRTPHIGRDIDALAAAIRHFEHQGSVVIRKRGDHTREAERAREATNRLEEASGLAEELAEEAAIADENYRQQVQRLELLSEKLGATAEQIDTDLENARERIEKCRAEQRAARKADKEAGEAIGKAEGACNTALESLRGAVTETLGDAVRLAPYARKDLLGILGVHEAYTWPASDSAWLSVEQILYRVQQAEGPDDEVPVLPPVVRALHSALDAATASVKVSDSSRKSTRTALTSALQEFDSQLAASGQDYRLQWDAPDGLTVVRVQDEQGYSSVGDFADRIGAARADQELLLTEQERRILEDALLTGLAQQIHERTADARELIAQMSAEMKQRRMSSGNTIGVHWVLADNLDDGARAVSKLLDRDASALNQDDLAAMRAHFASEIRIARAAHPERSYPEILSTTLDYRRWRVFAFTLISGDGNEDRLTVARHSALSGGEQSVSLHLPLFAAAHVMLSSADPHSPRLLALDEAFAGVDDNGRSELLGLSVQFDLDLFMTGYDLWITYGDVPGCAHYDLAHSAAENTVSAALLVWENGELFAEHDGTDLAAALGSPLTRRVPTRTEGGLEFDR; encoded by the coding sequence ATGACCGCACACTCGACACGCTTTCGGCCGACACGAGCAGGGATCGTCAACCTGTGGGACTACCGCGATCAGGAGTTCTCGTTCGCCGACGGTCGCCTGGTACTGCGCGGCCCCAACGGATCCGGCAAGACCAAGGCACTCGAAGTGCTGTTTCCCTTCGTCCTGGACGGCCGCATCGAACCACGCCGACTCAATCCCTTTGCGGGAGAGGAGCGGACGATGAAGTCCAACCTGCTCTACCGGGGGCAGGAAAGCGCGCATTCGTACGTGTGGATGGAGTTCGGCCGCGGATCTCGTGAGGATCCCGAATCGGTGACGGTCGGAATCGGAATGCGGGCGAGCCGCCACAACGACAAGGTGACCCGCTGGTACTTCGTGGCCGACGGCCGAGTGGGCGTGGACTTCTCGTTGTTGGGTTCCGACGACCGGCCGTTGACGAAGAAGCAGCTCGGTGAGCAACTGGGTACCGACGCCTTGACCGATCGCCCGGTGGACTATCGCGCCGCGATCGATGCCCGTATGTTCGGGTTGGGCGCGCAGCGATACGACCAGCTGATCAATCTCATTCTGACGCTTCGCCGCCCGCAATTGGCGAAGAACCTCGATCCCAAGGGACTCTCGCAGGCGTTGACCGACGGACTGCGTCCGTTGGACGAGCAGCTGGTACTCGAGGCTGCTCGCTCCTTCAGCGACATGGAGGAGGTGGGCCGGGCGCTCGAAGGATTGGCGCAGGCCGATCACGCCGCCAGGAACTTCGTTTCGGTGTACTCCAAATACCTTCGGGTACAGACTCGATCGGACATCGAGCAGGTCTCACGCCGGCTGGAGGCGGTGACTCACGCGACCACCGCACACTTCGCCGCTGCCGCCCTGAAGGACCGGCGCCTGCTGGAACGGGCGGCTGCGGAAACCCGATTCGACGAGGCCGAACGCGCACTGGATCAGGCCGTTGCGGACCGCGAGACTCTGCAGCGCTCGAGCGCATACGAGGGCAAGCAGCAACTGGACGACCTGGCCGAATCCGCCGCGAAGCTGGAGATCTCGACCGCCCAGCAGGCCGACCGCGCCCGCAAGGCGCACGCCGAACTGGAACAGCGCACCACCGAGGCGGCGCGTGCCGATGCCGCACTCCGGGACTCCGTCGCCGGGGTTACCCGTGCCGAAGAGGAACTGCAGACCGCCGCCGAGGACGCGGGTATCGCCTGGACACCACTGCCCGGAACAGCCCGCAGCGATCAGATCGGCACCGCTCTGCGCGGCCATGCCGAGGAACGCGACGGCGACGTGCGGGCGGTTCGCGAGGCGCTGGGAACCGTCGAGAAGGCGTCGACCGAGCGCGCCCGTGCGGAGAAGGCCGCATCGAAGGCTCGCGAGATGCTCGAGGCGGCGTCGGCTGCGGTCACCGAGGCCGAGGCGACCGTCGACCTGGAGAAGGCGCAGTTCGCATCGGGACTGCGGGCCTGGTGGTCGAACAATTCGGCGCTGTACTCCTCGGCGGGTATCACCTCCGCAGCGTTCGAGGCCCTCGATGCCGCGTTGGCGGGCATCGGCGACGACGATGCCCCGAGCCTGGAATCGGTGCTGGCCGACCAGACCGCAGACGCGGTCGACACCCTTCGTGCCCGCCAGGCCCAGGCGCACGTGGATGTGTCGACCCGCACGGCCGAGCTGAACTCGCTGCGTGACGAACTGTCTCTGGTGCGGGCCGAACACGACGACGCGCCGCCGCCGTTCGCGGCACGAACCGACTCTCGCGCCGACCTCGCCGGTGCGCCTCTGTGGCAGCTGGTTCGGTTTGCCGACTCGGTCTCCCCCGCCGATGCGGCAGGGATCGAATCCGCACTGCAGGCGGCGAATCTGCTCGACGGCTGGATCCACCCGATCGCGGACTTCCCCGTCGACTCGAGCTCGGAGCAGTATCTGTCGCCGCTGCCGGAGGCCTCGAGGCCGGCCGGAACCACGCTGGCGTCCGTCCTCGAACCCGAGCCCGGCACCGCCGTTTCCGAATCGCGGATCCTGGACGTCCTGAATTCGGTTGCACTGCAGCAGGATCGAGGTGCCGACTCGAGTGGTGCCGTCTCGATGAGCATGGACGGTCGGTACCGGCAGGGGGTGCAGCAGGGCCGACACATCAAGACCGATGCCGAGTACATCGGCGCGACGGCCCGTGCACGACGCCGAGAGCAACGGATCACCGAACTCGGTGCCGCGATCGATACCGCGACAGCCGCACTGGATGCCGCGGCGGCCGACGAGCGAACTGCCCGCGAATCGGTACAGGCGCTGGCCGCGGCCGCCAAGCAACTGCCTCGTGTCTCGGCCATCGTGAAAGCGCAACGCGCCGTCACCGCCGCCGCAGGGGCGCTGCGCACCTCGACGCAGAGTTCGGCAGCAGCGGACCGAGAGTTCGACCAGGCGATCGCAGACCTGTCCGCGAAGGAGAAGCAGCTGCGTACCGTCGCCGTGGCTCACCGCACCCCACACATCGGTCGAGACATCGATGCCCTCGCCGCGGCGATCAGGCATTTCGAGCACCAGGGCTCGGTGGTGATCCGCAAGCGCGGCGATCACACGCGCGAAGCAGAACGCGCCCGCGAAGCAACCAACCGACTCGAAGAAGCGAGTGGCCTGGCCGAGGAGCTCGCCGAGGAAGCCGCGATCGCCGACGAGAACTACCGACAGCAGGTGCAACGCCTCGAGCTCCTCAGCGAGAAGCTCGGTGCCACCGCCGAACAGATCGACACCGATCTCGAGAACGCACGCGAACGCATCGAGAAGTGCCGCGCCGAGCAGCGGGCCGCACGCAAAGCGGACAAGGAAGCAGGCGAAGCGATCGGCAAGGCCGAGGGGGCCTGCAACACAGCACTGGAAAGCCTGCGCGGTGCCGTCACCGAAACCCTGGGTGACGCCGTGCGGCTCGCGCCCTACGCTCGCAAGGACCTTCTCGGCATTCTCGGCGTCCACGAGGCATACACCTGGCCGGCGAGCGACTCGGCGTGGTTGAGCGTGGAGCAGATTCTGTATCGAGTGCAGCAGGCCGAGGGTCCCGACGACGAGGTTCCGGTGCTTCCGCCCGTCGTGCGCGCTCTGCATTCGGCGCTCGACGCAGCGACGGCGTCGGTGAAGGTCAGTGACTCGAGCCGAAAGTCGACCCGGACAGCCCTGACGAGTGCGCTGCAGGAGTTCGACTCGCAACTCGCTGCGTCGGGTCAGGACTATCGACTGCAGTGGGATGCGCCGGACGGTTTGACCGTCGTCCGTGTGCAGGACGAGCAGGGCTACTCGTCGGTCGGAGATTTCGCCGACCGAATCGGTGCGGCGAGAGCCGATCAGGAGTTGTTGCTGACCGAGCAGGAGCGCCGAATTCTCGAAGATGCGTTGCTGACCGGCCTGGCGCAGCAGATTCACGAGCGGACCGCCGATGCGCGCGAGCTGATCGCGCAGATGTCCGCCGAAATGAAGCAGCGCCGCATGTCCTCGGGCAACACGATCGGTGTGCACTGGGTGCTCGCGGACAACCTCGACGACGGTGCCAGGGCGGTGTCCAAACTGCTCGACCGCGACGCCTCGGCGTTGAACCAGGACGATCTGGCCGCGATGCGAGCCCACTTCGCGTCGGAGATCAGGATCGCTCGCGCGGCGCATCCGGAACGGTCCTACCCCGAGATCCTCTCCACGACACTGGACTATCGCCGCTGGCGCGTGTTCGCCTTCACCCTCATCAGCGGCGACGGCAACGAGGATCGTCTCACCGTCGCACGCCACAGTGCGCTCTCGGGCGGTGAGCAGTCGGTGTCGCTGCATCTGCCCCTGTTCGCCGCTGCGCACGTGATGCTCTCGTCCGCCGATCCACATTCACCTCGGCTCCTGGCGCTGGACGAGGCATTCGCCGGAGTAGACGACAACGGCCGCAGCGAATTGCTCGGCCTGAGTGTGCAATTCGATCTCGATCTGTTCATGACCGGATACGACCTGTGGATCACCTACGGTGACGTGCCCGGTTGCGCGCACTACGACCTGGCGCATTCGGCAGCCGAGAACACCGTCAGCGCAGCTCTTCTGGTGTGGGAGAACGGCGAACTGTTCGCCGAGCACGACGGCACCGACCTCGCGGCCGCACTCGGGTCACCGCTGACACGCCGTGTGCCGACCCGAACCGAAGGTGGGCTGGAGTTTGACCGGTAA